The sequence below is a genomic window from Sphingomonas jaspsi DSM 18422.
CCAGAGCTTTTCCGCACTCGGCCTCGTACCCGATACGGGCGGCAGCTGGCACCTCACCCGCCACTTGGGCCAGGCGCGGGCGATGGGCCTGGCGCTGACCGGCGAACCGCTGGACGCCGAAAAGGCTGCCGAATGGGGCCTGATCTGGAAATGTGTAGGCGGCGAATGGCTCGATGCCGAAGTCGACCAGCTGGCGACCAAGCTGGCGTCGCTGCCCCCGCTCGGCCTTGCCGCGATCAAGTCGATGGTCCGCACCAGCTGGGACCGCAGTCTCGATGAGGAGCTCGACCTGCAGCGCGACGAAATGCGCCGCCTCGGCTACACCGACGATTATCGCGAAGGCGTCGCCGCTTTCCTCGAAAAGCGGCCCGCGACCTTCAAGGGCCGCTAGGACAGCAGGAACAGCAATGCCACCCCGCTCATGACGGCGGTCGAGGCCCAGCCGAGCGCCTTTAAAATCGGCGATATGGTAAGTCTGCCCATCACCTTGGGGTTCGACGCCAGCAGCATCAGCAGCAGCATCAACGGCGGCGCGAGCAGGCCGTTGACCACTGCCGTCCAGTAGAGCGCCTTCATCGGATCGATTCCGATCAAGTTTAGCGCCACCCCGCCGATCGTCGCGACCATGATGACGGCGTAGAAACCCTTGGCCTCCCCCGGCTTCTTGTCCAGCCCCTCGCACCAGCCCATCGTTTCGCTGACCGCATAGGCAGCGCTGCCTGCCAGTACCGGGATCGCGAGCAGGCCAGTGCCGATGATGCCGCACGCGAACAGCGCGAACGCGAGGTCGCCCGCGACCGGCCGCAGCGCCTCCGCTGCCTGCGCCGCCGATTGAATGTCGGTCACGCCGCTCTGGTGAAGCGTTGCTGCCGTCGCCAGCACGATCGCCAACGCCACGCCGTGTGAAAAGGCCATGCCGACCAGCGTGTCGGTACGGATCTGCTTCAAGGAGCGCTGCGAGCGGGCGAGGCCGAGGCGACGCAGCGGGCTGGTGTGATGGGCGTGCTGTTCCTCCACCTCTTGCCCGGCCTGCCAAAAGAAAAGATAGGGACTGATGGTCGTTCCGAACACCGCGACCAGCGCCATCGCCTCTTCGCGGGTGAAGGAGAAGCTGGGAACGACGAGGTCGTGCAGCGCCAGCGGCCAATCGACCTTGGCGACCAGCAGCACACCGACATAGGCGAAAAGCGACAGCGTCGCCCATTTTAGGAGGTGCGCATAGCGGGCATAGCTGATCCAGATTTCCAGCCCCGCGCAAAGGAGGCCGAACGCCAAGGTGAAGGCGATCGCGGGGCCGGGCACCAGCATTGCCACAACCGCCCCCATGGCGCCAAGATCGGCGCCGAGATTGATGATGTTGGCGACCAGCAGCAGCAGCACCGCGCCCTGCAGGACCGCGCGCGGGTAATGGTCTTTCAGGTTGGCGGCGATGCCCTTGCCCGTGACCGCCCCCACCTCGCCGCAGATCAGCTGCGTCGCTGCCAGGAACGGATAGGCGAAGGGCATGGTCCAGCCGAGCTTGTAGCCGAACTCCGCGCCGACCTGGCTGTAGGTACCGATGCCGCTGGGGTCGTCGTCCGCCGCGCCGGTGACCAGCCCGGGGCCGAGGACTTCGAAGACCGATCGTTTTTCCTTCGCCTTGCGCTCGGTCATGGTCGCTCCTCGCCCGCCGACATGGCTGCCACCGCAAAAGGGCTTGGGCAAGTGGGCCCGCAGTCGTAAGCAGCGTGCCATGAAGACCCAGCAGCTGTTGAACTATGCCCGCGACCAATGGATCGCCGGCAGCGGAACCCTCGCCGACATTCATAGCGCGATCGACGGATCGCTCGTCACCCGCACCGGCAGCGGCGGGCTCGATTTCGGCGCGATGCTCGACCATGCGCGGACCGTCGGCGGCCCGGCGCTGCGCAAGATGACGTTCCATGAGCGGGCGCGGATGCTGAAGGGGCTCGGCCTCGCGATCATGGAACGCAAGGAAGAGCTTTACGCGCTCAACCCGCTAACCGGTGCGACGCGCAAGGACGGCTGGATCGATATCGAGGGCGGGGCGATGACGCTGCTCAGCTTCTCGTCCAAGGGGCGTCGCGAACTGCCCGACGCGCATGTGCTGCTCGACGGCGAACTCGAACAGCTCAGCAAGGGCGGCAGCTTCGTCGGCCAGCATATCTACACGCCGCTGCAGGGCGCGGCGGTGCATATCAACGCGTTCAATTTCCCGGTTTGGGGGATGCTGGAAAAGCTGGCACCGACGCTGCTCGCGGGTGTTCCGGCGATCGTGAAGCCCGCGACCTCGACCGCTTATCTGTGCGAAGCGGCATTCCGGGTGATGATCGACACCGGGCTGCTTCCCGACGGTGCGGTGCAGTTGATCGTCGGCGGAGTCGGCGACCTGTTCGATCATCTGACCGGGCAGGATGTGGTCAGCTTCACCGGCTCCGCCTCGACCGCCGCCAAGCTGCGCAACCACCCGACCCTATTGCGCGAAAGCGTCCGCTTCGTCGCCGAACAGGACAGCCTCAACGCCTCGCTGCTCGGCCCCGACGCCGCGCCGGGCACGCCCGAATTCGACCTTTTCGTGAAAGAGGTGGTCAATGAAATGACGGTCAAGGCGGGGCAGAAGTGCACCGCCATCCGCCGCGCCATGGCGCCCGCCCAGCATCTCGACGCGGTCGAGGCGGCGATCCGCGACAGGCTCGCGACCATGACCGTTGGCGACCCGCGCGAGGACGGCAGCCGCGTCGGTGCGCTGGTGTCATGCAGTCAGCGCGAAGATGTCCGCGGCCAGATCAAGAAACTCGTCGCCGCCGGTGCGCGCGTCGTGGCTGGGGAGCCCGACAAGGACATCGGCATCGAAGGCGGGGCCTTCATGACCCCCACCCTGCTGCGCGCCGACGATCCGTGGGGCGCCAGCGCGGTCCACGACGTCGAAGCATTCGGCCCGGTCAGCACCATCATGCCCTACAGGGACATGGCCGACGCCATCGCGCTCGCCAATCGCGGCATGGGCAGCCTCGCGTTGTCGCTGTTCACCTATTCAGCGGACGCGGCACGTGAGTTCATCCAGGGCGCCGCCGCCTTCCACGGCCGCATGCTCGTTCTCAACCGCGACAACGCGAAGGAATCGACCGGCCATGGCAGCCCCCTGCCCGTCCTTGTCCACGGCGGACCCGGCCGCGCCGGCGGCAGCGAGGAAATGGGCGGCATCCGCGGGGTGAAGCATTACATGCAGCGCACCGCGATCCAGTCGACGCCGACCATGATCGCCGCGATCAGCGAGCAATATATTCCTGGCGGGCCGAAATGCTTCCTCGACGCCCACCCCTTCCGCAAGCGGATGAGCGAGCTCAACATCGGCGACACGCTCAAGACCAAGAGCCGCACCGTCACTATCGAGGACATCGAGCATTTCGCCCATTTCACCGGCGACACTTTCTACGCCCATATGGACGAGGAAGCGGCCAAGGCATCGCCGATCTTCGAAGGGCGGGTCGCGCACGGCTACCTGATTCTGAGCTTTGCCGCCGGCCTGTTCGTCGATCCCGATCCCGGCCCCGTCCTGGCCAACACCGGGCTTGAGAATCTCCGCTTCCTGACCCCACTTTATCCGGGCGACAGCATGCGGGTCGAACTCACCGTCCGTTCGAAATCGCTCAAGAGCGAGGAAACCGGCGTCGTTCGCTGGGCGGTCGAGATCTTCAACCAGAAGGACGAACTGGTCGCGACCTACGACCTCCTGACCGAGAACGTGCCCTAGGAACCGGAACGCGACTCTAGCGCCATTCGTTGATGCACCGTTCCAATTCAAAAGGGAGAGCGGGCATGGCCCAGATTCGCGACTTGATGACCAGCAATATTGAAACGCTTGGCCCGGACGCCACGGCGCAGGAAGCGGCCACCGCGATGCGGCGCGCCGATACCGGCTCGATCCCGGTGGTCGAGGGAAATCGCGTGGTCGGCCTGATCACCGACCGCGATATCGCCATCAGGGCGGTTGCCGAAGGTCGCGGACCCGATTGTTCGATACGCGACCTGATGAGCGCCGACCCGGTCTGCGCCTATGAAAGCGACGACGTCGAGTCCATCGCGCAGCGGATGGCCGAAGCGCAGGTACGTCGCCTACCGGTGGTCGACCAGAATGAGCAATTGATCGGCATGATCAGCCTCGGCGACCTGAGCCGCGAAGGCAAGGAGCAGGCCGCGTCCGAAGCGCTGCAGGGCGTATCGGCCGACACCAACGCGCTGCTCGACGCCTGACCACATTCCACCTGCAAACAAAAAGGCCCGGGAAGCGATTCCCGGGCCTTGTTGCGTTCGGCACGCTGATGAGCGCGGCTTAGAGCCCGGCGATGGCCTGGTCGACCAGAGCCTTATCCGATTTGGCGTCGGACTGCTCCGCGATGAGCTTCGCAGCGGCAGCGGTCGCGGCGCGGGCGGTACGGGCGCGAAGTTCGTCGACGGCGGCGCGTTCTTCCGCCGCAATCTTGGCTTCCGCCATCGCCTGGCGGCGTTCGACCAGCGCCTTGGCGTCGACTTCGGCCTTGGCGACGATGGCTTCGGCGTCGGTCTTGGCGCGGGCGAGCATCGCCTGCGCTTCCTCGCCGGCGGCCTGCGCCTTGGCTTCATATTCGGCCTTCAGCGCTTCGGCATCCTTGCGCAGCGATTCGGCTTCCGCCAGCTGCTCGCGAATGGCGTCGATCTTCTTGTCGAGGCTCTTGCCGATCGCGCCCGGCACCTTCTTCCAGATGAGAAGAACGATAACCAAGGTCATCGCGAAGGCGACGACGAACGGCGCGGTCGCAAAGCCGGCGATCGACGGTTCGGCGTGATGCCCTTCAGCGGGCACTTCGACGTGCGTGGTGGGCTCAGCCATTGGCCAGTTCCTTGGTCACGGCAGCCTTGGCCGCCGCTTCGGTGACGTTGAGGCCCGACACGCGGGCGACCAGCGCCTGCGCAGCATCGGCAGCAACGCCTTCGATTTCGGCCAGCGCGGCGGCGCGGGCTTCGGCGATCTTGGCGGTCGCCTTGTCGATCTTGGTGGCGATCGCCTTGTCGGCCTTGGCCACCGACTTTTCGGTCGCCTTGGCGGCTTCGGCCTTGGCGTCGGCAGCGGCCTTGGCCGCTTCGGCGCGCGCCTTGTCCATCGCCGCGCGATAATCTTCCTCCAGCGCGTCGGCATGCTGCCGGGCGCTTTCGGCGACCTTGAGGTCGGCTGCGATCTTGGCATCGCGCTCGTCGACCGTCTTCTGGATCTTGGGCAGCATGCCCATCCCGATGACGGTGAAAATCAAGCCGAAGAAGATCGCCAGCCAGAATAGCTGCGATGCGTAGACTTCACCCAGTTGGGCAATCTGCGGCATGGCCGACCCCTAAAGTCCTGTCAGTTCGTGATCTGCGAATTCGAAGCGGTTAGGCGACGAACAGCAGGATCATGGCAACGACGAACGCCAGCAGGCCGAGAAGTTCGGCGGCGGCGAAGCCGATGAAGAGGCGGCCCTGCTGGCCGTCAGCGGCCGCCGGGTTGCGCAGCGCGCTTTCGAGGAACGAGCCGAAAACGTTGCCGACGCCGATGGCGGCCATGCCGACACCGATGGCAGCCAGACCGGCACCGAGAAGCTTCGCAGCAGTTGCGTCCATGTTCAAAACTCCCTTGGGTAACTGTTAAAACGCTTAGTGAAGGTTGATCGCGTCGTTGAGGTACAGCGACGTGAGCAAGGCGAAAACATAGGCCTGGATGGCACTCACCAGGATTTCGAGCAGGGTGATGCCGATCATCAGCGCGAAGCTGAGGAACGACACGACCGGACCCAGCACCGACGCCGAATTGGCGCCGTTGATGACGAAACCGGCAAGCACTTCCATCAGGATGTGACCGGCGGTGATGGCGACGAACAGTCGCAGGCCGAGGCTGAACGGGCGCATCAGGAAACTGATGAGCTCGATCGGCGCGATCGCGGCGGCCATCGGGCCTTTCACGCCGTGCGGCACGAACAGGCTGAAGAAGTGGAAGCCATGCTTGGCGAAGCCGACGATCAGCACGATCGCGAAGGTCGCGAGCGCAAGGACGCCGGTGATGGTGAGGTGGCTGGTGACCGCAAACGGGTGCGCCCCGACCAGCGCCACCGGCAGCATGCCGAGCAGGTTGGCGAACAGGATGAACATGAACAGCGAGAAGACCCACGGCGTGAACTTGCGTCCGGCCGGGCCGATGTTGGTGTCCATCAAATTGGTGATGAAGCCGGTGAAGCCTTCGACGGCCATCTGCCAGCGGCCCGGAACCAGGTCGCGCTTCATGCCGCCGAGCATGAACAGCCAGATGGCAAGGAAGGTCAGCGCCATCCACAGCGCCGAGTTGGTGAAGGCGATATTGTGACCGGCAACGGTCCAGTCCTGACCGAACAGCGGTTCGATCTTGAACTGGTGCATCGGATCGATTTTGCCCGATTCTGCGGCCACTATCTTGTCCCTCTAGTCCAAACGCCCGGACGGCCTCAGGGCCGCCGGTTCACCAGCTTGAAGATGCTCCAGAAGGCGCCGACGACCCCAAGGACCATCATCACCACCAGAAGCACATGCCCCGTTCCCAGCCAGCGGTCGAACAGCCAGCCGAACAAAGCACCGCCCAGAAGGCCGCCGAGCAAGGTCGAAAGCACGCGGTTGCCGAGCTGTTCGCTCGCATCCGCCTTTGGTGCTTCGCCCTTTCGTTCCGCTTCCTTCGCCTGCACTCTCGCGAGCCGCTCTTCGAGCGAATCGAGCCGTGCATCCTGCGGAGACTGCGGAACCTGCCCGGTCTCGTCTTCAGCCATGGTCCGTCTCCTCATGCTAAGCGCCAACCCGTTGAAAAGCTGGGCGCGAAGGGTGTGGAACATGGCGGCCGACAAGCCCGCCAAGGCGCCGCCCCTTTATGAAGGGGGCGGTTCCAAGTCAACCGCTGTCGCGCCCTGAAACGGGCTTATTGGGTGCAATAGGCCGGGACCGGTGCCGCCTGCCCTGCGTCGCGGCGGCGCCAGCCGCCCGACTGGGTGAAATAAAGCTCGCCAATCGCAACACGCGAGAGCGTCGTGCAAGCGGCCGTAAGTCCCACTTCCTGTGGCGACACGCCCTTGCGTGCTGCGAGCGACGAATAGAGCGAACGACGCTTGATGTTGATGGCCGCGACTTGCCGACGGACGCTATCGCCGGGGTCGCCGACGATCCCCAGATAGCCGTCGAACCGCTCGCCGACCGTGCCACCGCTGCGCGCCGCCGCCACCGGGTCCTGCGCATGGCCCGATACCGCGGTCGCTGCCGCCGTCGCGGCCAACGCCACCCAGATGATTCGCGTCACTGTTTGGGCGCCTGTTGCGGGAATGCGTCGGGATTCTGGTTGATCAGGTCCTCGACGTCCTTCTGCAGTCGGACGACCACTTCCTGGCGGATGGTGACGTTGAGGTTGATTTCGATCGGCTTGTCCGGCGTGTCGACGCTGATGCAGCCGGCCAGCGGCACGGCAAGGCTCGCGGCGCCGGCGAAGGCGATCAATCGTTGGCGGGTCATCGGCTTCTCCCTCATGGGTTGGGTTTCGGCTTGGTGGATACATCGACCTTCTGGTCGACCGGGGTCTGGGTCTGCTGCTGGCTTTCTTCGCGGCGGCGGGTTTCGACGACGATGCCGGGCACCTCGTCGAGCGGGCGCGGCAGCGCCGGGCTGATGACGTCGGTCGCGTCGTTGAAGCTCTTGGCGGTCGCGATCAGGGCACGGAAGGGCCCCTTGATGCTGACGTTGAACTTGAACGGGATCTTGTTGACCGACTTCAGGAAGCGCTGCGTGCTGGTGTTGCCCAGCCCGACCTGGTCAATTGTCAGCCGCGTCGCGAACTCGCCGTCGAGATAGCCGTCGAGGCGGATGATCATCGACTTGAAGCGAAGGTCGCGCAATGCGTCGAACGCCAGCCCTCCGAACATGCCCAGGTTCGCGCGATTGACGACGCCGTTGTAAGACAGCGTGCCCCCGTCCTCGCGGCTGTCGAGGCGCCCGCCGACGATCCGACCGCCTTCGTCATCGAAGATCATCGGCAGCACGCCGTCGAAGATGCCGGTCGCCTGGATTTCCTTGAAGCCCATCGAATCGACGAACTGCTTGGCGTCGAGCCCGACCACTTCGAAGGTCAGTCGCTTGGGCGCGTCGCGGCCGAAGTTGAGGATGGTTTCCTGCAAAATCAGGCGCCCGCCCATGAACGGCCATTCGCCGCGTTCGATCTTGACGAGGTTCTCCGGCAGCAGCTGGTAACGCACGACGCCGTCTTCGACGAGGATACCCGGGTTGACCGATTCCAGTGTCAGCGTCTGGCCCGGATCGGTGGTTAGACCGAGCAGGTCGCTGAAATGGATGGTGCCCTTCATCCCGGTCACCGGACCGAATGGCGCCGCGAAATTGAGGTTGCCGGTCGTGAAGTCGCCGGTCGACACGACCTTTCCGTCTCCGTTCCACGCAATGTGTCCCTGTCCGCTGACAGTGCCCACGACCAGCGCGACCACACCTTCGGTCAGGCGGGTCAATTCTTCCGGCTGCAGGCCCTTTCCGAAATTGATGCCGGGCACGTCGAGGCGGGCGCTGCCGTCGCCGCTGCGCAGATTGTGGTCGATTACCACGTTGCTGACCAATGCACCGCTGTACGGATGCTTAAGGCCGCCGGTAGCGTGAATCTTGGAATTTGCCAGCGAGAAGCGGACATTGTCGCTACGCAGCGGATAGAATTTTGGCGGATCCGCAGCGTCCGACAGGGTGAGCCCGCCGTCGATGTCGAGGTCGCCATTGTGCACCCGCCAGTTCCCGGACGCGTCGCTGACCTTCAACGGTACCTTGCCGATCAGCGCGTCGGCGCCGCTGAACCGGCCGTTGGTGCCGGACCCGGCGAAGCGGCCGCTGACGCTGGCCGCGTTGATCAGCACGGGCGCGTCGGGCTTGCCCATCCGCACCTTGGCCCGATCGATCAGGAAGCCGCTGCCGATCGCGAAGCGCGCCCTGGTCGCATCAAGTGCGAACGGCGAATTGCCGAGGCGACCGCGCAAGGCCACCGGCCCGCGGGAGGCGAGCGAGACTGCCAACTGGCCGCCTGCGCCCTTGCGGACGATCGCTCCGTCGGTCGCGCAAAGCGGCACCCGGCTGGGCCCAAGACGCAGCGATCCGGCCTGCAAACTTGTGAAGCGCGCGTCGATGCAGCCTTCACCGAAGCGCAGCGCACCGCCCCGCCCGAAACGCCCCTGAATCGGTAGCCGCAGCCCGGTGATCCGCCCACCGTCAAACGGCCCGTCCACGACCGCAACGGTGCTGACGTCGGTCCAGCCGTCGCGGCGACCCGCGAAGCGCACGGGAGCCAAGGCCAGACGTGCGCTGCCGGCCGAATAGGGCGCGATGTCGGCGGTACCATTCAACGGCGCGCCGCTACGCGATTGGGACAGGCGCACACCGGCGGTCGGAAGACCGCCGCCCCGCGTTTCGACCATGCCGTCAATGCGCAAGCGACTGTCGGGCCAATAATAGGTGATTCCGTCGCCGCCACTGACGCGGATGGACGCGCCGCTCGTGGTCGTGGCGTCGGCACGCTCGATGCGGACACCGCCGCCGCCGCGCCCGTTGACGAGGCGCAGGCTGCCGCTGGCATCGACGCTGCGTGCGGCGCGATCGACGCCGACGGCTATGGCGCGCAAGATCGGCGTCAACGGCGTCCCGCCGATCGAACGGAGCGGGTCGGTAATCGTCGCGACCAGGCCCGAGCGGATCGCGACGCGCTCGACGCGATAATCGCTGACCAGTGCCAGCCTGCCCTTTGTCGCATCGAGGCGGTAGCGGCCGTCGAGCCGGGTACGCTGGGACAGGACGTCGCCCAGTCGCGCCTGCTGCGCTGCCAAGTCGACACCACCTGCTAGATCGGGCGGCCGGCCGGCAAAGGTCAGGTTGGAGATGACGCCGGACAGACCATTGTCGCCGGCAGTCGCCGCGGCCAGCGACATGCGGGCCTTGCCCTTCACCTGGTCGAACGCCTCGGCGAAGTTGGCATCGAGTTCGACCCGCGGCTGGACGAACGCAAGGCGGCTGGACGGGCAAGCGAAGCGCTGTGCGGCGACAGGCCCTTTAACGTCGGGCCGCCGGGCCGTAACGCCGATCGCGACATAGGCACGCACGACGTCGATCGAACATGCGCCCATTCGCAGAGCGGGCGCCGACGCGGCCAGCCGTCCCTTGAACCCGCCTGAAAGATTTCCCCGCCCTTCCAGCGCGAAGCCGACGGGGCCGTAGGGGCTGCGCAGTGCGATGGTCGAGTCCTTGAGATCGACCGACAGGTTGGGCAGCGTGAACGGCTTGCCGCTGGGCGGCGGGAGCAGCTTGTCGATGTCGCCGAACGTGACCTTGCGCCCGACCACCGCAGCATTCAGGCGCACACCGCGCGCCGCGACCCGATAGACCTGCACGCTGCCGTCGACCTTGATCCGGATCTGCACCACCGCTTTGCGGACGGTAAGGTCGGGATGGGCCGGATCGCCGATGACGAGGTTGCTGATTTCCTGCGTCCTGAGGCCGACCCGGTCGAGCGTGTAGGTGGCGCGAACGCCCCGCTTGGCCATTTCGTCAGCCAGAATGCGATTGGCGATGGGCTTGCGCGACAGCCAGGCCACGGTGGCAGCCGCAAGGATGACGGCGAGCAAAGCGACGAAGACCCAGCCGACGACGCGGGCGGTGCGCGACGCGCGCGTCCGCGCGGCTTCCGGCGGAGATGCCGATAATCGTCCGCCATCCTCGTTGCGCCACGCCACCATCGGCTGATTAACCCGTCGCGTTGAAAGCCGTTCCACCAACGACATGAACAGCCGTTGCATGATGCCGTCGCCTTGCCTAGCCTCGACGACGCTCGGTCAACGCCTCGTCAAGGGGAGGAGTGGCATTTGGCCGACCAATCGACCGGCGCATCCGGTCACCGCGCGCGTTTGCGCCAGCGCCTGTTCGACGGCGGCGGAACGGCGCTGCTCGATCACGAACTGGTCGAATATCTGCTGGCGCTGGCCATCCCGCGGCGCGACACCAAGGAACAGGCAAGGCAGCTAATCGCCCGGTTCGGCGGCATCGGCCCGCTTCTGGGCGCGGACGCGGAGGTCCTCAGGCGCGAAGGCCTGACCGACGGCGTGATCGGCGCCTTGAAGATCGCCGAAGCGACCGCGCTGCGCCTGCTGGAGACCCGCGTCGAAGGGCGCCCGATACTGTCCAGCTGGGATGCGCTGGGCGACTATCTGCAGGCGGCGATGGGTCATTCGGCGGTCGAGGAAGTGCGCATCCTGTTCCTCAATGCCCGCAACATGCTCATCGCCAACGAGGCAATGTGGCGGGGCAGCGTCGACGAGGCTTCGGTCCATGTCCGCGAAGTCATCGCCCGCGCGATCGCCCTTGGCGCGACCGCGATCATCATCGTCCACAATCACCCCAGCGGCGACCCGTCACCGAGCCAACAGGACATCCGCCTGACCCGCGACCTGATTGACGCGGGCCGCCATATGAAGATCATGGTCCACGACCATGTCATCGTCGGCAGCCAGGGCCGGTCGAGCATGAAGGCGATGGGACTGATCTAAGGGGGGGTAGAGTGGACGTCGCATTACATGCGGTTGGGCAGGCGATGAGCTGGGCCGTGGGTGCGGCGACCGTTTGGGCGCTGTTGTTTTGGTTGGCCAAGTCCAATGCGGGCATGTGGAGCCAAGTGGCGGCGCGCTATTCCGGCGTGTCGCGGGAAGCCCGCGTTGGCCGTAAAGTCCCGGAGACGATTGTCATTGCCGAGCGCGGCCCGGCCGACCGGACCTGGGTCGCGAGACTGCGCTACCGCCAATATGCCACAACTATCCTGTCGGTGCATGATGACGGTATCGCCCTCACCCAAATCCCGCCGTTCGGCGCCTTCTGCAGGCCGCTGTTCCTGCCGTTCGTCGAGATGGAGCTGGCACCCACCGACTGGATGCTGTGGCGCGAGCCAATGGCGATCCGGATGCATGAATTGCCGACGACCGACATCATCTTGGGCCGTGATACGATCCGCTGGATTCGCAGCCAGACGGACGTGTTCCCTTTTGGCTTGGACTAGGCCTGTCAGGCCCGCTGAGCGCGACCCGTACGTGCCGGAAGCAGCTTGAGCTTTCGGGCTGCATAGACCGGCACGATCACCGACAGGGCGATGCCGCCGAGCGAACAGGCCGCCAGGTAGATCGCCATGGCCGTACCGCCCGAGGTGTAGACGCCGTAGAGCACCGGCGCGGCAAGGACGAAGCCGCGAACCTCGTTCGCCACGATCGCGAAAATGCCTGCTTTCACGAGCCAGGTGCCAAGCATCGAGAGAAATTCGGTCATGGCGACTCGTTTAGCCGAAATGGGTTAGCGAACCGT
It includes:
- the paaG gene encoding 2-(1,2-epoxy-1,2-dihydrophenyl)acetyl-CoA isomerase PaaG, whose amino-acid sequence is MTYETILFEATDGVARITLNRPDRLNSFTRAMHAELRDALAKLGEARVVILTGAGRGFCAGQDLNDRAVSADAGPTDLGSTVEECWNPLVRTIAALPQPVIAKVNGVAAGAGASIALACDIVIAASTAKFIQSFSALGLVPDTGGSWHLTRHLGQARAMGLALTGEPLDAEKAAEWGLIWKCVGGEWLDAEVDQLATKLASLPPLGLAAIKSMVRTSWDRSLDEELDLQRDEMRRLGYTDDYREGVAAFLEKRPATFKGR
- a CDS encoding NRAMP family divalent metal transporter codes for the protein MTERKAKEKRSVFEVLGPGLVTGAADDDPSGIGTYSQVGAEFGYKLGWTMPFAYPFLAATQLICGEVGAVTGKGIAANLKDHYPRAVLQGAVLLLLVANIINLGADLGAMGAVVAMLVPGPAIAFTLAFGLLCAGLEIWISYARYAHLLKWATLSLFAYVGVLLVAKVDWPLALHDLVVPSFSFTREEAMALVAVFGTTISPYLFFWQAGQEVEEQHAHHTSPLRRLGLARSQRSLKQIRTDTLVGMAFSHGVALAIVLATAATLHQSGVTDIQSAAQAAEALRPVAGDLAFALFACGIIGTGLLAIPVLAGSAAYAVSETMGWCEGLDKKPGEAKGFYAVIMVATIGGVALNLIGIDPMKALYWTAVVNGLLAPPLMLLLMLLASNPKVMGRLTISPILKALGWASTAVMSGVALLFLLS
- the paaZ gene encoding phenylacetic acid degradation bifunctional protein PaaZ — translated: MKTQQLLNYARDQWIAGSGTLADIHSAIDGSLVTRTGSGGLDFGAMLDHARTVGGPALRKMTFHERARMLKGLGLAIMERKEELYALNPLTGATRKDGWIDIEGGAMTLLSFSSKGRRELPDAHVLLDGELEQLSKGGSFVGQHIYTPLQGAAVHINAFNFPVWGMLEKLAPTLLAGVPAIVKPATSTAYLCEAAFRVMIDTGLLPDGAVQLIVGGVGDLFDHLTGQDVVSFTGSASTAAKLRNHPTLLRESVRFVAEQDSLNASLLGPDAAPGTPEFDLFVKEVVNEMTVKAGQKCTAIRRAMAPAQHLDAVEAAIRDRLATMTVGDPREDGSRVGALVSCSQREDVRGQIKKLVAAGARVVAGEPDKDIGIEGGAFMTPTLLRADDPWGASAVHDVEAFGPVSTIMPYRDMADAIALANRGMGSLALSLFTYSADAAREFIQGAAAFHGRMLVLNRDNAKESTGHGSPLPVLVHGGPGRAGGSEEMGGIRGVKHYMQRTAIQSTPTMIAAISEQYIPGGPKCFLDAHPFRKRMSELNIGDTLKTKSRTVTIEDIEHFAHFTGDTFYAHMDEEAAKASPIFEGRVAHGYLILSFAAGLFVDPDPGPVLANTGLENLRFLTPLYPGDSMRVELTVRSKSLKSEETGVVRWAVEIFNQKDELVATYDLLTENVP
- a CDS encoding CBS domain-containing protein, encoding MAQIRDLMTSNIETLGPDATAQEAATAMRRADTGSIPVVEGNRVVGLITDRDIAIRAVAEGRGPDCSIRDLMSADPVCAYESDDVESIAQRMAEAQVRRLPVVDQNEQLIGMISLGDLSREGKEQAASEALQGVSADTNALLDA
- a CDS encoding ATP synthase subunit B produces the protein MAEPTTHVEVPAEGHHAEPSIAGFATAPFVVAFAMTLVIVLLIWKKVPGAIGKSLDKKIDAIREQLAEAESLRKDAEALKAEYEAKAQAAGEEAQAMLARAKTDAEAIVAKAEVDAKALVERRQAMAEAKIAAEERAAVDELRARTARAATAAAAKLIAEQSDAKSDKALVDQAIAGL
- a CDS encoding ATPase; this encodes MPQIAQLGEVYASQLFWLAIFFGLIFTVIGMGMLPKIQKTVDERDAKIAADLKVAESARQHADALEEDYRAAMDKARAEAAKAAADAKAEAAKATEKSVAKADKAIATKIDKATAKIAEARAAALAEIEGVAADAAQALVARVSGLNVTEAAAKAAVTKELANG
- a CDS encoding F0F1 ATP synthase subunit C, which produces MDATAAKLLGAGLAAIGVGMAAIGVGNVFGSFLESALRNPAAADGQQGRLFIGFAAAELLGLLAFVVAMILLFVA
- a CDS encoding F0F1 ATP synthase subunit A → MAAESGKIDPMHQFKIEPLFGQDWTVAGHNIAFTNSALWMALTFLAIWLFMLGGMKRDLVPGRWQMAVEGFTGFITNLMDTNIGPAGRKFTPWVFSLFMFILFANLLGMLPVALVGAHPFAVTSHLTITGVLALATFAIVLIVGFAKHGFHFFSLFVPHGVKGPMAAAIAPIELISFLMRPFSLGLRLFVAITAGHILMEVLAGFVINGANSASVLGPVVSFLSFALMIGITLLEILVSAIQAYVFALLTSLYLNDAINLH
- a CDS encoding AtpZ/AtpI family protein, whose amino-acid sequence is MAEDETGQVPQSPQDARLDSLEERLARVQAKEAERKGEAPKADASEQLGNRVLSTLLGGLLGGALFGWLFDRWLGTGHVLLVVMMVLGVVGAFWSIFKLVNRRP
- a CDS encoding YdbL family protein; protein product: MTRIIWVALAATAAATAVSGHAQDPVAAARSGGTVGERFDGYLGIVGDPGDSVRRQVAAINIKRRSLYSSLAARKGVSPQEVGLTAACTTLSRVAIGELYFTQSGGWRRRDAGQAAPVPAYCTQ
- a CDS encoding YnbE family lipoprotein yields the protein MTRQRLIAFAGAASLAVPLAGCISVDTPDKPIEINLNVTIRQEVVVRLQKDVEDLINQNPDAFPQQAPKQ